A portion of the Pagrus major chromosome 8, Pma_NU_1.0 genome contains these proteins:
- the mapk12a gene encoding mitogen-activated protein kinase 12: MSSRVRPGYNRQEVNKTTWEVPDRYRDLRQVGSGAYGTVCSAVDSRTRTKVAIKKLYRPFQSELFAKRAYRELRLLKHMKHENVIGLLDVFTADLSLDKLHDFYLVMPYMGTDLGKLLKLQRLSEEKIQYLVYQMLRGLKYIHSAGIIHRDLKPGNLAINEDCELKILDFGLARQADSEMTGYVVTRWYRAPEVILSWMHYTQTVDIWSVGCIMAEMLQGKPLFKGSDHLDQLREIMKTTGTPTQEFISKLESEDAKSYIRSLPKMEKKDLRKVFSTTNPEAVSVLERMLLLDPESRATAAEGLTLPYFKEFREPEEEKEAQPYDHSVDNTDLPLSHWKRHTFTEILTFKPVVLEAKETSL; the protein is encoded by the exons ATGTCTTCACGAGTCAGACCCGGATATAACCGCCAAGAAGTCAATAAAACCACATGGGAAGTACCGGATCGGTACCGGGACCTGAGGCAGGTGGGGTCCGGCGCGTACGGGACTGTATG CTCAGCAGTGGACTCCAGGACGAGAACCAAAGTGGCCATCAAGAAGCTGTACAGGCCGTTCCAGTCGGAGCTGTTTGCCAAGCGGGCCTACAGGGAGCTGAGGCTcctcaaacacatgaaacatgaaaat GTGATTGGGCTGTTAGACGTGTTCACTGCTGACCTCTCCCTGGACAAACTCCACGACTT TTACCTGGTGATGCCGTACATGGGGACGGACCTGGGGAAGCTGCTGAAGCTGCAGAGGCTGTCAGAGGAAAAGATTCAGTATTTGGTTTATCAGATGCTCAGAGGGCTGAAG TACATTCACTCTGCTGGTATAATTCACAGG gaCCTCAAACCAGGAAATCTCGCCATCAATGAAGACTGTGAGCTCAAG ATTTTGGACTTTGGTTTGGCGCGGCAGGCCGACAGTGAGATGACGGGATACGTGGTGACTCGTTGGTACAGAGCCCCGGAGGTCATCCTGAGCTGGATGCACTACACTCAGACGG tGGACATTTGGTCCGTGGGCTGCATCATGGCAGAGATGCTGCAAGGAAAACCTCTTTTTAAAGGCAGCGACC ATCTAGATCAGCTGAGAGAGATCATGAAGACCACAGGAACACCGACTCAGGAGTTTATATCAAAACTGGAGTCTGAGGAT GCTAAAAGCTACATCAGAAGTCTTCCAAAAATGGAGAAGAAAGACCTCCGCAAGGTGTTTTCCACAACTAACCCAGAAG CCGTGTCGGTGCTGGAGCGCATGTTATTGCTGGATCCGGAGAGCAGGGCAACCGCCGCAGAGGGTCTCACACTGCCTTACTTCAAGGAGTTCAGAGaaccagaggaggagaaggaagcgCAGCCGTACGACCACTCGGTAGACAACACAGACCTGCCGCTGAGCCATTGGAAAC gtCACACCTTTACAGAGATCTTGACCTTCAAACCAGTTGTGCTAGAAGCCAAGGAAACCTCACTGTAA
- the selenoo1 gene encoding selenoprotein O1: protein MAYLRPRLGPSRIFLPAVSAIRLLGSVGMDDMGLAMSRSALERLDFDNVALKKLPLDASDEPGVRQVKAACFSRVKPQPLTKPRFVAVSRDALALLGLDAEEVEKDPLGPEYLSGSRVMPGSEPAAHCYCGHQFGQFAGQLGDGAACYLGEVTVPPGQDPELLRENPSGRWEIQVKGAGLTPYSRQADGRKVLRSSIREFLCSEVMFFLGVPTTRAGSVVTSDSRVIRDVYYSGNPRHERCSVVLRIAPTFLRFGSFEIFKQPDELTGRRGPSCGRDEIRGQMMDYVIEMFYPEIQQNYPDRVERNVAFFREVMVRTARLVAQWQCVGFCHGVLNTDNMSILGLTLDYGPYGFMDRFDPNFICNASDNSGRYSYKAQPAVCRWNLVKLAEALDPELPPDRAEAVMDEYLDLYNGFYLDNMRKKLGLLTKNEPEDEMLITELLQTMHNTGADFANTFRSLSQISCPGEDESETEEDIVKKASDLLLEQCASLEELKAANKPTMDPRELAMLLSMAQSNPALFQMISDRATIARQLDRLSKLKDLMEMSQEELKTKQAEDWSRWITCYRKRLARELEGQSDVAAVQEERLRVMDGTNPRVILRNYIAQNAIEAAESGDFSEVQRVLKVLEKPFSSQPGLEFPAWVGGGETAEQGERDEGEEHQQEAASTSTSAARSPVPYHSKPPAWANEICVTUSS, encoded by the exons ATGGCTTATCTAAGACCTCGGCTGGGACCGTCACGCATCTTTCTCCCCGCCGTGTCCGCGATCAGACTCCTCGGTTCGGTCGGGATGGACGACATGGGTCTGGCGATGAGTCGTTCCGCGCTGGAGCGACTCGACTTCGACAACGTCGCCCTCAAGAAGCTCCCGCTGGACGCGTCCGACGAGCCCGGGGTCCGGCAGGTGAAGGCGGCGTGCTTCTCCCGGGTCAAGCCGCAGCCGCTCACCAAGCCCCGGTTCGTGGCGGTGTCGCGCGACGCCCTGGCGCTGCTGGGACTGGACGCGGAGGAGGTCGAGAAAGATCCGCTCGGGCCGGAGTATCTGAGCGGGTCCAGAGTCATGCCCGGATCCGAGCCCGCCGCTCACTGCTACTGCGGCCACCAGTTCGGCCAGTTCGCCGGGCAGCTGGGCGACGGGGCGGCCTGCTACCTCGGGGAGGTGACGGTGCCGCCGGGCCAAGATCCGGAGCTGCTGCGGGAAAACCCGAGCGGCCGCTGGGAGATCCAGGTGAAAGGAGCCGGGCTGACTCCTTATTCCAG ACAAGCTGATGGCCGTAAGGTCCTGCGCTCCAGTATCAGGGAGTTCCTGTGCAGCGAGGTGATGTTCTTCCTGGGTGTTCCCACCACCAGAGCCGGCTCCGTAGTGACCTCTGACAGCAGAGTCATACGGGACGTGTACTACAGCGGGAACCCTCGCCACGAGAGATGCTCCGTGGTTCTGCGTATCGCCCCCACGTTCCTCAG GTTTGGATCCTTTGAGATCTTCAAGCAGCCCGACGAGTTGACGGGCCGCCGGGGTCCCAGCTGTGGACGCGATGAGATCCGAGGTCAGATGATGGATTATGTCATTGAGATGTTTTACCCCGAGATCCAGCAGAATTACCCAGACAGGGTGGAGAGGAACGTGGCTTTCTTCAGAGAG GTGATGGTCCGTACAGCTCGACTCGTGGCTCAGTGGCAGTGCGTAGGTTTCTGCCACGGAGTCCTGAACACAGACAACATGAGCATTCTGGGACTCACGCTGGACTATGGTCCGTATGGGTTTATGGACAG gTTTGATCCAAATTTTATTTGCAACGCCTCTGACAACTCGGGCCGATACTCCTACAAAGCGCAGCCGGCTGTCTGCAGGTGGAACCTGGTGAAGCTCGCGGAGGCTCTTGATCCAGAGCTGCCGCCGGACAGGGCCGAGGCCGTCATGGACGAGTACCTGGATCTGTATAACGGCTTCTACCTGGACAACATGAGGAAGAAGCTGGGCTTGCTGACGAAGAACGAGCCCGAGGACGAGATGCTGATCACCGAGCTGCTGCAGACCATGCACAACACAG GTGCTGACTTCGCCAACACCTTCCGCAGCCTGAGTCAGATTTCGTGCCCCGGTGAGGACGAGAGCGAGACAGAAGAGGACATCGTCAAGAAAGCCTCTGACCTCCTGCTGGAGCAGTGCGCCTCCTTGGAGGAGCTCAAGGCCGCCAACAAACCCACGATGGATCCACG TGAGCTGGCGATGCTGCTCTCGATGGCTCAGAGCAACCCAGCGCTGTTCCAGATGATCTCAGACAGGGCGACAATTGCGAGGCAGTTGGACAGACTCAGCAAACTGAAAGACCTGATGGAGATGAGCCAGGAGGAGCTGAAAACCAAACAGGCTGAGGATTGGAGCCGCTGGATCACATGCTATAG GAAGCGTCTGGCTCGGGAGCTGGAAGGCCAGAGCGACGTGGCGGCTGTGCAGGAGGAGAGGCTGAGGGTGATGGACGGCACCAACCCTCGTGTGATACTCAGGAACTACATCGCCCAGAACGCGATCGAGGCCGCCGAGAGTGGAGACTTCTCCGAG GTCCAGCGTGTCCTCAAGGTTCTGGAGAAGCCTTTCTCCTCGCAGCCAGGCCTCGAGTTTCCCGCCTGGGTCGGCGGAGGCGAGACCGCCGAGCAGGGAGAAAGGGACGAGGGAGAGGAGCATCAGCAGGAGGCGGCGTCGACGTCTACATCTGCAGCCAGGAGTCCTGTTCCCTACCACAGCAAGCCCCCAGCCTGGGCTAATGAAATCTGTGTCACATGATCTTCGTAA
- the trabd gene encoding traB domain-containing protein, whose protein sequence is MDQDNSSEDESVGPSEDPSEEELPCLPPGLSDGEAVELLWQLRSQRRQSSPELPETVTCLTAPDGSVLYLVGTAHFSDSSKKDVATTIRAVQPDVVVVELCQYRVSMLNMDENTLLREAKDVNLDKVQQAIKQNGLMSGLMQILLLKVSAHITEQLGMAPGGEFREAFKEAGRVPFCKFHLGDRPIPVTFKRAIAALSLWQKARLAWGLCFLSDPISKEDVEKCKQKDLLEQTMSEMIGEFPALHQTIVAERDIYLTHTLRQATRCVEAPPNAQKVPAVVVGVVGMGHVPGIERNWEKQLNINEIMSVAPPSRFGWVLRTVIKGVMMGMLGYACYRAGGSIGRALLSIPTVQSLLETLKPPSA, encoded by the exons ATGGATCAAGACAACAGCTCAGAG GATGAGTCGGTCGGCCCGTCAGAAGATCCTTCAGAAGAGGAACTCCCTTGTCTACCTCCAGGCCTCT CGGATGGTGAAGCAGTGGAACTGCTTTGGCAGTTGCGATCTCAACGCCGCCAGTCGTCCCCTGAGCTCCCTGAGACAGTGACCTGTCTTACTGCCCCTGATGGCAGCGTCCTGTACCTGGTGGGCACGGCCCACTTCAGTGACAGCAGCAAAAAGGATGTGGCCACG ACGATCCGTGCTGTGCAGCCAGACGTGGTAGTGGTGGAGCTGTGCCAGTACAGGGTGTCTATGTTGAATATGGATGAGAATACACTGCTGAGGGAAGCCAAAGACGTCAACCTGGATAAGGTTCAGCAGGCCATCAAACAG aaCGGGCTGATGTCCGGCCTGATGCAGATTCTCCTGCTCAAAGTCTCAGCCCACATCACGGAGCAGCTGGGCATGGCTCCTGGAGGAGAGTTTAGGGAGGCCTTTAAAgag GCTGGACGCGTACCATTCTGTAAATTTCACCTTGGGGACAGGCCGATCCCTGTGACGTTTAAGAGGGCCATCGCTGCTCTCAGTCTGTGGCAGAAGGCCCGGCTGGCATGGGGACTTTGCTTTCTGTCAGACCCAATCAG tAAAGAGGATGTGGAGAAGTGCAAACAGAAGGACCTGCTGGAGCAGACCATGTCAGAGATGATCGGAGAGTTTCCTGCCCTGCACCAGACTATcgtggctgaacgagacatctacctcacacacacgctccgCCAGGCTACACGCTGTGTGGAGGCGCCCCCTAATGCCCAGA AAGTGCCTGCTGTGGTGGTGGGAGTTGTAGGGATGGGTCACGTCCCTGGCATAGAAAGAAACTGGGAGAAGCAACTCAACATTAATGAAATCATGAG TGTTGCCCCTCCCTCACGGTTTGGCTGGGTGTTGCGCACCGTCATTAAGGGTGTCATGATGGGAATGCTGGGATACGCCTGCTACCGTGCTGGAGGGAGTATAGGCCGAGCCCTGCTGTCTATACCTACGGTCCAATCTTTACTGGAGACTCTCAAGCCACCCAGTGCTTGA